Sequence from the Aerococcus tenax genome:
AACAAAAGACGGGCAAAAAATTGAAGAATCTTATGACAAGTTAATTCTTGCTGAAGGGTCTGCACCAATTGCTCCTAACTTACCAGGTAAAGACTTAGATGGCATTCACTTCCTCAAGCTCTTCCAAGAAGGCCAAGCAGTTGACCAAGAACTCAGCAAGGAAGGTGTAGATACCGTAGCCGTTATTGGTGCCGGTTATATTGGGGTAGAAATTGCTGAAGCAGCAAGACGTCGTGGTAAGAATGTATTATTATTCGATGCTGAAGATACTTGTTTGGCTTCCTACTATGACAAAGAGTTCTCCCAATTAATGGATGAAAACCTGAAAGAAAACGGGATTGAAACCCATTACGGTGAATTCGCCCAAGAATATTTAGGTGAAAATGGACGGGTCACTGGACTAAAAACCGATAAAGGCCAATATGAAGTGGATGCTGTGATTAACTGTATCGGCTTTAGACCTAATGCAAATCTTGGTGAAGATCACTTAGAACGCTTTGGCAATGGGGCATATTTAGTCAACCGTGGCTTCCAAACCTCTGATCCTGATGTTTATGCAGTGGGTGACTGTGCCACCAACTATTCCAATGCCCTCCAAGATACTACCTATATTGCCTTAGCAAGTAATGCGGTTCGTGCCGGTATCGTTGGCGCCCACAATGCCGCAGGGACAGCCATTGACGGCGCTGGCGTCCAAGGCTCTAACGGAATTGAAATCTTTGACTTGAAATTAGTCTCCACTGGTCTGAGTGTTAAGGCTGCAAATAAAGCGAATATTCCAGTGAAATATGTTGACTATGAAGATTTACA
This genomic interval carries:
- the nox gene encoding H2O-forming NADH oxidase → MKFVIVGTNHAGIAAANTILDNYGEGNELVMLDRNSNLSYLGCGTALWVGRQIDGYEGLFYTKPEDFEAKGAKISLETNVEKVDFDKKVVYAKTKDGQKIEESYDKLILAEGSAPIAPNLPGKDLDGIHFLKLFQEGQAVDQELSKEGVDTVAVIGAGYIGVEIAEAARRRGKNVLLFDAEDTCLASYYDKEFSQLMDENLKENGIETHYGEFAQEYLGENGRVTGLKTDKGQYEVDAVINCIGFRPNANLGEDHLERFGNGAYLVNRGFQTSDPDVYAVGDCATNYSNALQDTTYIALASNAVRAGIVGAHNAAGTAIDGAGVQGSNGIEIFDLKLVSTGLSVKAANKANIPVKYVDYEDLQLPGFIPEEKNEKVKIRIVYTEDGNRIVGAQLASHYDMHQLIHMFSLAIQEELTMDKLQLLDIFFLPHYNQPYNYVTMAALSADK